The following are encoded in a window of Verrucomicrobiota bacterium genomic DNA:
- a CDS encoding ABC transporter permease: MPENGSVSGPSASLRTAFRRHDAQLAGIVIVMAVIFSAVSPGFLSGKNLVTLLENYSVMAIMASGLLVVLISGGIDISFAAMAAVSQYLVASLLVRYGGNWVMAFGLAALFGALLGVMNALLIYYLRALPVIVTISTMTFYFAMLMFVTDGKSIYDLPDWFTADLSLVGIPFPVVVAAIVLLITALLLSRLSVGRQIYGLGGNPEAAKRVGCNLLGLQCFVYGYSGLMAGVAGLVQAHRVEEVVPNALIGRELDVLAAVVLGGASLLGGIGTVGGTVLGIVLLAILQNGLTLRGVSSYSFGFVTGLIILISVSATAYAAKRQQKRTVRHAH, encoded by the coding sequence ATGCCTGAGAACGGCTCCGTCTCCGGTCCCTCGGCCTCCTTGCGGACGGCATTTCGGCGCCACGACGCCCAACTGGCCGGCATCGTCATCGTGATGGCGGTCATTTTCTCGGCGGTCTCGCCCGGCTTTCTAAGCGGCAAAAACCTGGTCACCTTGCTGGAGAACTATTCGGTGATGGCGATCATGGCCTCCGGCTTGCTGGTGGTGCTCATCTCGGGGGGGATCGACATTTCGTTCGCCGCCATGGCGGCCGTCAGCCAGTACCTGGTGGCCAGCCTCCTCGTGCGTTACGGGGGCAACTGGGTCATGGCCTTTGGGCTGGCGGCCTTGTTCGGCGCGCTGCTGGGCGTCATGAATGCCCTGCTGATTTACTACCTGCGGGCCTTGCCGGTGATCGTGACCATTTCGACGATGACCTTTTACTTCGCGATGCTGATGTTTGTGACCGACGGCAAGTCCATCTACGATTTACCCGACTGGTTCACGGCGGACCTGTCGCTGGTTGGGATCCCCTTTCCGGTGGTGGTGGCGGCGATCGTGCTGCTCATCACGGCCTTGCTGCTGAGCCGGTTGTCGGTCGGGCGGCAGATTTACGGCTTGGGGGGCAACCCCGAAGCGGCCAAGCGCGTCGGCTGCAACCTGCTGGGCCTGCAGTGTTTTGTGTACGGCTACTCGGGCCTGATGGCCGGCGTGGCGGGGCTGGTTCAAGCCCACCGGGTCGAAGAGGTGGTGCCCAATGCCCTGATCGGGCGCGAGCTTGACGTGCTGGCGGCGGTGGTGCTGGGCGGGGCCAGCCTGTTGGGCGGCATTGGCACCGTCGGCGGGACGGTGCTGGGCATCGTGCTGTTGGCGATCCTGCAGAATGGCCTCACCCTGCGGGGCGTGTCGTCGTATTCGTTCGGGTTTGTCACCGGGTTGATCATCCTCATCAGCGTGAGCGCCACGGCTTACGCCGCCAAACGCCAGCAAAAACGGACCGTTCGCCATGCCCATTGA
- a CDS encoding 2-hydroxy-3-oxopropionate reductase, whose translation MSNVGFIGLGIMGAPMALNLQKGGHHLFLHSRHGVKDRALLDGGGKECGSPAEVAQAAEFIITMVPDTPDVESVLFGDNGVATTLTAGSHEGHGSDADGPPQKLVIDMSSISPLATKRFAARIRELGADYIDAPVSGGDVGARNATLTIMAGCSEAAFARAQPLFELMGKNITRVGENGDGQTAKVANQIIVALTIEAVCEALVFASKAGADPAKVRQALMGGFASSRILEVHGERLLKRNFQPGFRIELHQKDLGLALANAKELGMALPNTATCQQLFNACAAHGLSKSDHSALVHAIELLADHEIGAGTT comes from the coding sequence ATGTCGAACGTCGGTTTTATTGGTTTGGGCATCATGGGTGCGCCGATGGCGCTTAACCTTCAGAAGGGCGGTCACCACCTCTTTCTGCATAGCCGGCACGGGGTTAAAGACAGGGCTTTGCTCGACGGGGGTGGGAAGGAATGCGGTTCTCCCGCGGAAGTTGCCCAGGCGGCTGAGTTCATCATCACGATGGTCCCGGATACGCCGGACGTGGAATCGGTGTTGTTCGGCGACAATGGCGTGGCAACCACCCTTACGGCAGGGTCGCACGAGGGGCACGGAAGCGATGCGGACGGGCCGCCGCAAAAGCTGGTGATCGACATGAGTTCGATCTCGCCGCTGGCAACCAAACGGTTCGCCGCCCGGATTCGTGAACTAGGGGCGGACTACATCGATGCACCCGTTTCCGGTGGTGACGTGGGCGCCAGAAATGCGACGCTGACCATCATGGCCGGATGCAGCGAAGCCGCTTTCGCGCGCGCGCAGCCGCTATTCGAATTGATGGGCAAAAACATTACCCGCGTCGGTGAGAACGGGGACGGCCAGACCGCCAAGGTAGCCAATCAGATCATTGTTGCCCTGACGATCGAAGCCGTCTGCGAGGCACTCGTGTTCGCGTCAAAGGCCGGGGCGGATCCCGCGAAAGTCCGGCAGGCGCTGATGGGCGGGTTCGCCTCGTCGCGAATCCTGGAAGTGCATGGCGAACGTCTGCTCAAACGAAACTTCCAACCTGGATTCCGGATCGAATTGCACCAGAAAGATCTGGGGCTCGCCCTTGCAAATGCCAAAGAACTCGGGATGGCGTTGCCGAATACCGCGACGTGCCAGCAACTGTTCAACGCCTGCGCCGCGCACGGCCTTTCCAAATCGGACCATTCCGCTCTGGTTCACGCGATCGAATTGCTGGCAGATCACGAGATCGGTGCGGGCACAACGTAA
- a CDS encoding sugar phosphate isomerase/epimerase produces MNPVGIHFGYWTQYWEVDPLPFIARAKKCGFDVLEVRAQKIARMSTAERDTLKGAAANAGIGLTYSIGMTADMDMLSEDAAIRKNAITFLHEVCRGMQQLGGTIMAGINYSSWPRRPLPGEDKQLLTDRAVEGVREAVKGAEDCGVYICIEVVNRFEHFLMNTAAEGIAFVQRVGSPNCKVHLDTFHLNIEEDSIGGAIVEAGPWLGHFHIGEANRRPPGRGRMPWPEIFGALHQINYQGAVVMEPFLIPGGEVGRDIAVYRYLPGHDKLDEEATRSAEFVRAEQKKAQSAQSKNEG; encoded by the coding sequence ATGAACCCCGTCGGAATACACTTCGGTTATTGGACCCAGTATTGGGAGGTGGATCCGCTCCCGTTTATCGCGCGAGCAAAAAAATGCGGCTTTGACGTGCTCGAAGTTCGCGCCCAGAAAATCGCCCGGATGAGCACTGCGGAGCGGGACACACTCAAAGGCGCGGCAGCGAATGCCGGCATCGGGCTCACCTACAGCATCGGGATGACGGCCGATATGGACATGCTCTCGGAAGACGCCGCAATCCGCAAAAACGCGATTACGTTTCTGCACGAGGTATGCCGGGGTATGCAGCAGCTGGGGGGCACCATCATGGCCGGCATCAATTATAGTTCGTGGCCGCGCCGGCCTTTGCCGGGTGAGGATAAACAACTTCTCACTGACCGGGCGGTTGAGGGTGTGCGCGAAGCGGTCAAGGGTGCCGAAGACTGCGGCGTTTACATTTGTATCGAGGTGGTGAATCGCTTCGAGCACTTTCTTATGAACACCGCTGCTGAAGGGATCGCTTTTGTTCAACGGGTCGGGAGCCCCAACTGCAAAGTCCATCTGGATACGTTCCACCTGAACATTGAGGAAGACAGCATCGGAGGCGCCATCGTCGAAGCGGGACCCTGGTTGGGGCACTTTCACATCGGCGAAGCGAACCGGCGCCCGCCCGGGCGCGGCCGGATGCCGTGGCCGGAGATTTTCGGCGCGTTGCACCAGATTAATTATCAGGGTGCCGTGGTCATGGAGCCTTTCCTGATTCCGGGCGGCGAGGTCGGGCGGGATATCGCGGTCTATCGCTACCTGCCCGGTCACGACAAGCTCGATGAAGAAGCGACCCGTTCCGCCGAATTCGTCCGGGCGGAACAGAAGAAAGCTCAGTCGGCTCAGTCCAAAAACGAGGGCTGA
- a CDS encoding LacI family DNA-binding transcriptional regulator: protein MPTIKEVAALAGVSTATVSRVINQNGYVTQAVQDKVRQTMEALNYQPSALARGLRRQKTQSIGVLVPKVSQPFFSLLGYAIEQALFKQGYRAFLCSAEENPEKESAYLEMLLRQRVDGIILVPTGHSVANVERLLRTRVPVVLVDRDLPALPVDRVLSDNLQGGYGIGRHLLDLGHRRIAVVGAEPHSESMGRRLSGIRRALDEAGVELREEWVVIGSGEQFGLGLSTAQGVLRHRPSPTAIVALTDGLAVGVLHGACRAGLQLPDELSVTGFDDIPLAAYVSPELTTVAQPITEMGERTVDRLLQLVQARWVRGDQNHDFEFEPQSALLPTRVVVRGSTAPPRASGSTMARP, encoded by the coding sequence ATGCCCACGATAAAGGAAGTCGCTGCCCTTGCCGGTGTATCGACCGCCACGGTTTCGCGGGTGATCAACCAGAACGGGTACGTGACCCAAGCCGTCCAGGACAAGGTGCGGCAAACCATGGAAGCGCTTAATTATCAACCGAGCGCTTTGGCCCGGGGGCTCCGGCGCCAGAAAACGCAGTCTATTGGTGTGCTGGTCCCGAAAGTTTCACAGCCGTTTTTCAGCCTGCTCGGTTATGCGATCGAACAGGCGCTATTCAAACAGGGGTACCGCGCTTTTTTATGCAGCGCCGAAGAAAACCCGGAAAAGGAATCGGCTTACCTCGAGATGTTGCTGCGGCAACGCGTGGACGGCATCATCCTGGTGCCGACCGGTCACAGCGTGGCCAACGTCGAACGGCTGCTGCGGACCCGGGTTCCGGTCGTGTTGGTGGACCGTGACCTTCCCGCACTCCCGGTCGACCGGGTATTGAGTGACAACCTTCAGGGTGGTTACGGGATCGGCCGCCATCTGCTCGACCTGGGGCACCGGCGGATTGCCGTCGTCGGTGCAGAACCGCACAGCGAGTCGATGGGGCGCCGGCTGTCCGGGATCAGGCGGGCGTTGGATGAAGCCGGAGTCGAACTCAGGGAGGAATGGGTGGTGATCGGTTCGGGAGAACAGTTCGGCTTGGGCCTCAGCACCGCACAAGGTGTCCTGCGTCATCGCCCTTCACCCACGGCCATCGTCGCGCTCACCGACGGGCTGGCGGTGGGCGTGCTCCATGGGGCTTGCAGGGCGGGCCTCCAGTTGCCCGATGAGTTGTCGGTGACGGGTTTTGACGACATCCCGTTGGCAGCATACGTTTCGCCGGAGCTGACCACAGTCGCTCAACCGATCACGGAAATGGGAGAGCGAACCGTGGACCGGTTATTGCAGCTCGTCCAGGCGCGCTGGGTTCGCGGCGACCAGAATCATGATTTTGAATTTGAGCCCCAAAGTGCGCTCCTTCCTACCCGCGTCGTCGTTCGAGGTTCCACTGCACCTCCCCGAGCGTCGGGCTCGACGATGGCGCGACCGTGA
- a CDS encoding ABC transporter permease — protein sequence MLIGLIVLAAVFFGALAPARFLSGETLRAMAFQMPELGILALAMMIPLMSGGLNLAIIATANLSALVMAAILTKLLGPASAPSAVAGVIALALVAGLATSLVVGLITGVIVAFLGVHPILVTLGTMTAVKGIAVYATNGGVIGGFPPAILYLGNGTLGGVPVPMVLFVVCAVVVAVLMSHAAFGVSVRMIGSNERATRYSGVATDWMLVGVYVASSVLCWVAAVVMMARFNSARAGYAESYLLITILAAVLGGVDPNGGFGKVLGLFLSLVLLQIISTGFNLLGFSPHLTEAIWGATMILAIAIALVRDRWMARLWLRGTLK from the coding sequence ATGCTGATCGGCTTGATTGTGCTGGCGGCGGTCTTCTTCGGGGCGCTGGCCCCGGCGCGGTTCTTATCGGGCGAGACGCTTCGGGCCATGGCGTTCCAGATGCCGGAGCTCGGGATCCTGGCGCTGGCCATGATGATCCCGCTGATGAGCGGGGGCTTGAACCTGGCGATCATTGCCACGGCCAACCTGTCGGCGCTGGTGATGGCGGCGATCCTGACCAAGCTGCTCGGGCCCGCCAGCGCGCCGTCGGCGGTGGCCGGGGTCATCGCGCTGGCGCTGGTCGCGGGCCTGGCAACCTCGTTGGTGGTCGGGCTCATCACGGGGGTAATCGTCGCCTTTTTGGGCGTGCACCCCATCCTGGTGACGCTGGGCACGATGACGGCGGTCAAAGGCATCGCCGTCTACGCCACCAACGGCGGGGTCATCGGGGGGTTTCCCCCGGCGATCCTGTATTTGGGCAACGGCACGCTGGGGGGGGTGCCCGTGCCGATGGTGCTGTTTGTGGTCTGCGCGGTGGTGGTGGCGGTGCTCATGAGCCACGCGGCCTTTGGGGTGTCGGTGCGCATGATCGGCTCGAACGAGCGGGCGACGCGCTACTCGGGGGTGGCCACCGACTGGATGCTGGTGGGGGTGTACGTGGCCTCCAGCGTGCTGTGCTGGGTGGCGGCGGTGGTGATGATGGCGCGGTTTAACTCGGCGCGGGCGGGCTACGCGGAATCCTACCTGCTGATCACGATTTTGGCGGCGGTGCTGGGGGGGGTGGATCCGAACGGGGGGTTCGGCAAGGTGCTGGGGCTGTTTCTTTCGTTGGTGCTGCTTCAAATCATCTCCACGGGCTTTAATTTGCTGGGCTTCAGCCCGCACCTGACCGAAGCCATCTGGGGCGCGACGATGATTCTGGCGATTGCCATCGCGCTGGTGCGCGACCGCTGGATGGCCCGCCTCTGGTTACGCGGAACGTTGAAATGA